The following proteins are co-located in the Vigna unguiculata cultivar IT97K-499-35 chromosome 9, ASM411807v1, whole genome shotgun sequence genome:
- the LOC114162637 gene encoding oleosin 1-like has protein sequence MADQPRTAGPHYGSSHGTSYGGLPYGSTNESNTSIYNNSASRQTVKFITAVTIGISLLLLAGLIFTGTVIGLIVATPLLVIFSPILVPAMFVLFLVTSGFLFSGSCGVAAIAVLTWIYNYVSGNHPAGADTLDYAKGYLADKARDVKERAKDYGSYAQGKFQEAAQGAY, from the coding sequence ATGGCTGATCAACCTAGAACTGCAGGTCCCCACTATGGTTCCTCCCATGGAACCTCCTATGGTGGACTACCCTATGGAAGCACCAATGAGTCCAACACCAGCATCTACAACAACTCTGCTTCACGTCAAACAGTGAAGTTCATAACTGCTGTTACTATTGGCATCTCACTCTTGCTCTTGGCTGGTTTGATCTTCACAGGTACTGTCATAGGCTTGATCGTCGCAACTCCTCTTCTTGTGATCTTCAGCCCCATCCTTGTCCCAGCAATGTTTGTGCTGTTCCTAGttacttctggatttttgttctCTGGAAGCTGTGGTGTGGCTGCCATTGCAGTTTTGACTTGGATCTACAACTACGTCTCTGGGAACCATCCTGCAGGTGCTGACACTCTTGACTATGCAAAAGGGTACCTTGCTGATAAGGCAAGGGATGTGAAGGAGAGGGCAAAGGATTATGGAAGCTATGCTCAGGGTAAATTTCAGGAGGCCGCACAGGGAGCTTATTAA
- the LOC114164739 gene encoding gamma-glutamylcyclotransferase 2-1-like isoform X1, which produces MVFWVFGYGSLVWNPGFDYDEKIVGFIKDYRRVFDLACIDHRGTPENPARTCTLEEKEGAICWGAAYCVRGGLEREKLAMQYLERRECEYDRKTLVTFFKEGDSQHPALTDVIVFTSTPDKVNNKYYLGPAPLEDMARYIYIFLLIFICGSVGFTNDFGNPFRQIATAYGPCGNNRDYLFLLEKAMYDIGHEDDLVIELANEVRKALGVGNVLPNVATAQLPHPPHVSIPSRQLQPLPEPIALDG; this is translated from the exons ATGGTTTTCTGGGTGTTTGGCTACGGTTCACTGGTGTGGAACCCGGGGTTTGATTACGATGAGAAGATTGTTGGTTTCATTAAGGATTACAGACGCGTGTTCGATTTAG CGTGCATTGATCACCGGGGAACCCCAGAAAACCCAGCAAGAACCTGCACGTTggaggagaaagaaggagctattTGC TGGGGAGCTGCTTATTGTGTTCGAGGAGGCcttgaaagagaaaaattggCTATGcag TATTTGGAGAGACGGGAATGTGAATATGACAGAAAAACTCTCGTAACCTTCTTCAAG GAAGGAGACTCACAGCACCCTGCTTTGACTGACGTAATAGT ATTCACATCAACCCCAGACAAAGTGAACAACAAATACTACCTGGGACCTGCCCCACTGGAAGACATGGCTAGgtatatatacatttttctCCTCATTTTTATTTGTGGAAGTGTTGGTTTCACTAATGATTTTGGCAATCCATTCAGGCAAATAGCAACTGCGTATGGTCCTTGCGGAAACAACAGGGACTATCTTTTTCTTCTAGAGAAGGCCATGTATGATATTG GCCATGAGGATGACTTAGTGATAGAGCTTGCGAATGAAGTGAGGAAAGCACTTGGAGTGGGAAATGTGCTACCAAATGTTGCAACAGCTCAACTTCCACACCCTCCTCATGTATCCATACCTAGCCGTCAATTGCAACCACTGCCAGAACCTATTGCTTTGGATGGTTGA
- the LOC114164255 gene encoding uncharacterized protein LOC114164255 isoform X1, which produces MATMSLTFAVAAPSLSLPSTPSLTKLHNRVLHIKPLNCTPIHQQHVDADAAIMCEPCNGKGWLVCDFCKGQKTNIKAENKRIYRRCPSCKAVGYVLCSNCKVFKCVTFPNFEDSQN; this is translated from the exons ATGGCAACCATGTCCCTCACATTTGCAGTTGCAGCACCTTCTCTTTCCCTTCCTTCCACTCCATCTCTCACCAAACTCCATAACCGTGTCCTTCACATCAAGCCCCTCAACTGCACTCCCATTCACCAACAACAC GTTGATGCAGATGCAGCTATCATGTGTGAGCCTTGCAATGGAAAAGGGTGGTTAGTTTGTGACTTTTGTAAAGGCCAAAAGACCAACATCAAAGCCGAAAACAAACGTATCTATCGAAGATGTCCCTCTTGCAAAGCC GTTGGGTATGTCTTGTGTTCTAACTGCAAGGTCTTCAAATGcgtcacttttcctaatttcgAAGATTCTCAGAACTGA
- the LOC114162651 gene encoding AIG2-like protein D, with the protein MSVNVNCVGGDTHNVFVYGSLLADEVVHTLLKRLPPTAPAILHDYQRFKIKGRVYPAILPVHNNKVNGRVLLGLSGVELHILDEFEDDEYTRTDVEVFLADKSEKLQVYAYVWANRNDPNLYSEWDFEEWKQVHMNDFVKMTNGFMQELESPESKPRVQTYEAFYNEENDKPLQP; encoded by the exons atgagcGTAAACGTGAATTGCGTGGGTGGCGATACTCACAACGTCTTCGTCTACGGTAGCCTTCTGGCCGATGAGGTTGTCCATACCCTCTTGAAGCGCCTTCCTCCGACCGCACCTGCCATTCTTCATGACTA TCAAAGGTTTAAGATCAAAGGTCGCGTTTATCCCGCTATTCTCCCTGTCCACAATAACAAAGTTAATGGCAGG GTGCTTCTTGGTTTATCGGGAGTAGAACTACATATTTTAGATGAGTTCGAGGATGATGAATATACTAGAACTGATGTTGAAGTTTTCTTGGCG GACAAGTCTGAAAAGTTGCAAGTTTACGCATATGTTTGGGCCAATAGAAATGACCCCAACTTATATTCAGAGTGGGATTTTGAG GAATGGAAACAAGTTCACATGAACGATTTCGTTAAGATGACCAATGGCTTTATGCAAGAATTAGAGTCGCCAGAATCAAAGCCAAGAGTGCAGACTTATGAAGCCTTCTACAATGAAGAAAACGATAAGCCACTTCAACCTTGA
- the LOC114196092 gene encoding proteasome subunit beta type-6, translating to MDQKVDFSAPHSMGTTIIGVTYKDGVVLGADSRTSTGVYVANRASDKITQLTDNVYVCRSGSAADSQIVSDYVRYFLHQHTIQLGQPATVKVAANLVRLLSYNNKNFLETGLIVGGWDKYEGGQIFGVPLGGTIVQQPFAIGGSGSSYLYGFFDQAWKEGMTKDEAEDLVKKAVSLAIARDGASGGVVRTVIINSEGVTRNFYPGDQLPLWHEEMEPHNSLLDILGAPEPMSM from the exons ATGGATCAGAAAGTCGATTTCAGCGCTCCCCATTCCATGGGAACCACTATCATCGGCGTTACTTACAAAGACGGTGTCGTTTTAGGAGCCGATTCTCGAACCAGCACTG GAGTGTATGTTGCCAACCGGGCATCAGACAAAATTACACAGCTCACTGATAATGTCTATGTCTGTCGTTCTGGATCG GCTGCAGATTCTCAGATTGTATCTGATTATGTGCGTTACTTCCTCCATCAACACAC gaTACAACTTGGACAACCTGCAACAGTTAAAGTTGCTGCAAACCTTGTTCGGCTTCTCTCATATAACAACAAG AATTTCTTAGAGACTGGGTTAATTGTTGGAGGTTGGGATAAATATGAAGGTGGACAAATTTTTGGAGTCCCTCTTGGTGGAACAATAGTACAGCAACCTTTTGCTATTGGAg GATCTGGCTCCAGTTACTTGTATGGTTTTTTTGACCAAGCCTGGAAAGAGGGAATGACCAAGGATGAAGCTGAG GATTTAGTTAAGAAGGCAGTTTCACTGGCTATTGCTCGGGATGGCGCCAGTGGTGGGGTGGTCCGAACCGTCATA ATAAACTCAGAGGGAGTGACCAGGAATTTCTACCCTGGCGACCAACTTCCATTATGGCATGAGGAAATGGAGCCTCATAACTCTTTGCTCGACATTCTTGGTGCCCCAGAGCCGATGAGCATGTGA
- the LOC114164739 gene encoding gamma-glutamylcyclotransferase 2-1-like isoform X2 — protein sequence MVFWVFGYGSLVWNPGFDYDEKIVGFIKDYRRVFDLACIDHRGTPENPARTCTLEEKEGAICWGAAYCVRGGLEREKLAMQYLERRECEYDRKTLVTFFKEGDSQHPALTDVIVFTSTPDKVNNKYYLGPAPLEDMARQIATAYGPCGNNRDYLFLLEKAMYDIGHEDDLVIELANEVRKALGVGNVLPNVATAQLPHPPHVSIPSRQLQPLPEPIALDG from the exons ATGGTTTTCTGGGTGTTTGGCTACGGTTCACTGGTGTGGAACCCGGGGTTTGATTACGATGAGAAGATTGTTGGTTTCATTAAGGATTACAGACGCGTGTTCGATTTAG CGTGCATTGATCACCGGGGAACCCCAGAAAACCCAGCAAGAACCTGCACGTTggaggagaaagaaggagctattTGC TGGGGAGCTGCTTATTGTGTTCGAGGAGGCcttgaaagagaaaaattggCTATGcag TATTTGGAGAGACGGGAATGTGAATATGACAGAAAAACTCTCGTAACCTTCTTCAAG GAAGGAGACTCACAGCACCCTGCTTTGACTGACGTAATAGT ATTCACATCAACCCCAGACAAAGTGAACAACAAATACTACCTGGGACCTGCCCCACTGGAAGACATGGCTAG GCAAATAGCAACTGCGTATGGTCCTTGCGGAAACAACAGGGACTATCTTTTTCTTCTAGAGAAGGCCATGTATGATATTG GCCATGAGGATGACTTAGTGATAGAGCTTGCGAATGAAGTGAGGAAAGCACTTGGAGTGGGAAATGTGCTACCAAATGTTGCAACAGCTCAACTTCCACACCCTCCTCATGTATCCATACCTAGCCGTCAATTGCAACCACTGCCAGAACCTATTGCTTTGGATGGTTGA
- the LOC114164255 gene encoding uncharacterized protein LOC114164255 isoform X2 has protein sequence MATMSLTFAVAAPSLSLPSTPSLTKLHNRVLHIKPLNCTPIHQQHVDADAAIMCEPCNGKGWLVCDFCKGQKTNIKAENKRIYRRCPSCKAKTSGWVCLVF, from the exons ATGGCAACCATGTCCCTCACATTTGCAGTTGCAGCACCTTCTCTTTCCCTTCCTTCCACTCCATCTCTCACCAAACTCCATAACCGTGTCCTTCACATCAAGCCCCTCAACTGCACTCCCATTCACCAACAACAC GTTGATGCAGATGCAGCTATCATGTGTGAGCCTTGCAATGGAAAAGGGTGGTTAGTTTGTGACTTTTGTAAAGGCCAAAAGACCAACATCAAAGCCGAAAACAAACGTATCTATCGAAGATGTCCCTCTTGCAAAGCC aaaacttcAGGTTGGGTATGTCTTGTGTTCTAA
- the LOC114164219 gene encoding auxin-responsive protein SAUR50: MDPTKKPNKIRDIVRLQQILKKWRRVANSSRTSSNSNSNNNNNNNSNTSRSIKFLKRTLSLSEREGGGSSSVVPKGYVAVCVGVELSRFVIPTEYLGHKAFHMLLREAEEEFGFEQTGVLRIPCEVSVFESILKIVERKDRFFTQKCRFSIEKMMGYCSSNNLAYSHQPQSPMCR; encoded by the coding sequence ATGGATCCTACTAAGAAACCCAACAAGATCAGGGACATAGTGAGGCTTCAACAGATTCTTAAGAAATGGAGAAGGGTTGCAAACTCTTCAAGAACAAGCAGCAAcagcaacagcaacaacaacaacaacaacaacagtaACACCAGCAGAAGCATAAAATTTCTGAAAAGAACACTTTCTCTGTCTGAACGTGAGGGAGGAGGATCGAGCAGTGTTGTTCCCAAGGGCTACGTTGCTGTTTGTGTTGGCGTGGAGCTTAGCAGGTTCGTTATACCAACCGAGTATTTGGGTCACAAAGCCTTTCACATGTTGCTCAGAGAAGCTGAGGAAGAGTTCGGGTTTGAACAAACCGGGGTTCTCAGAATCCCTTGTGAAGTTTCCGTGTTCGAGAGTATCTTGAAGATAGTGGAGCGAAAGGACAGGTTTTTCACTCAGAAATGCAGGTTTAGCATTGAGAAAATGATGGGTTACTGTTCCTCCAACAACCTTGCTTATTCTCATCAACCTCAAAGTCCAATGTGCAGATAG